The Cyclobacteriaceae bacterium DNA segment TCCGAAAGAATACAACGGATACAAAGCCTATTGGAATGACGGTGCGCAAGTGGTTCCCCCTCACGATAAAAACATCATTAAGGAAGTACAATCCATCACCGATTTTGGAATGGTGAAATTTGAAGGCGACTCAAAGCGCATTCATACTATTGGTCCAGAAGTGGAAGAAGCGTATTACAAGGAAGTAATCCGTGTGATCCCCAAAAAAGAAATCATCAAAAAACAGCACAACATTCCAATCGTATTTTCCGGGCTTCATGGTACGGGCTCAACCATGGTACCCGAATGCCTGAAGCAGATTGGATTTACCAACGTGCATGTTGTTGAAGAACAGGCTAAGGCAGACGGAAATTTCCCAACAGTAAAATCACCCAATCCCGAAGAACGTTCAGCCATGGAAATGGCCATCGAAAAGGGAAAAGCTGTTGGGGCTTCTGTGGTGATGGCCACCGACCCGGATGCCGACCGCGTGGGAATTGGTGTGCGGAATAAACAAGGCGAATTTGTGCTGCTGAATGGCAATCAGGCCTTTAGCCTGATGATGTGGTTTATTTTGAAAAATCTGAAAAACAAAAAGGATGCGTACATCGCCAAAACCATTGTTACCAGCGAGCTGGTTGACGCCATTGCCCGCAACTATGGCGTAGCCTGTTACAATACCTTAACCGGATTCAAATACATTGCCCAACTGATGGGTGAACTGGAAGGCAAGCAACGGTTTATTGCGGCAGGCGAAGAAAGTTACGGATATATGGTTGGTGATTTTATCCGCGATAAGGATGCCGTTTCAGCCTGTGCCTTTTTTGCATCCATGACAGCCGTGGCTGCTGAAGAAGGTAAATCGTTGTATGATTGGCTGATTGATATGTACGTGGAACATGGCTTCTATAAAGAAGGATTGATTAACTTGGTAAAAAAAGGACAGCAAGGCGAACAGGAAATAAAAGCCATGATGCAGAAGTTCAGGTCTAATCCCCCCTCTTCCATCAACGGGGTTACGGTTACGCGTTCGTTAGATTATAAGACGTTAAAAGAGACTAATCTGATTTCAGGCGAAACAACCACACTTAACTTTCCAACATCTGATGTACTGCAATTTTACCTGGAAGACGGAACAAAGATATCTGTTCGTCCGTCAGGCACAGAACCCAAGATTAAA contains these protein-coding regions:
- a CDS encoding phospho-sugar mutase; protein product: MDTNLSSIQEKARVWLSSSVIDTNTKQQVQALLDNSDSRELIDNFYKDLEFGTGGLRGIMGAGSNCMNKYTVGVATQGLSNYLLKAFAGKPIKVAIAHDCRNNSPYFAKIAADVFSANGIEVYMFSELRPTPLLSYAIRYLKCESGIVVTASHNPKEYNGYKAYWNDGAQVVPPHDKNIIKEVQSITDFGMVKFEGDSKRIHTIGPEVEEAYYKEVIRVIPKKEIIKKQHNIPIVFSGLHGTGSTMVPECLKQIGFTNVHVVEEQAKADGNFPTVKSPNPEERSAMEMAIEKGKAVGASVVMATDPDADRVGIGVRNKQGEFVLLNGNQAFSLMMWFILKNLKNKKDAYIAKTIVTSELVDAIARNYGVACYNTLTGFKYIAQLMGELEGKQRFIAAGEESYGYMVGDFIRDKDAVSACAFFASMTAVAAEEGKSLYDWLIDMYVEHGFYKEGLINLVKKGQQGEQEIKAMMQKFRSNPPSSINGVTVTRSLDYKTLKETNLISGETTTLNFPTSDVLQFYLEDGTKISVRPSGTEPKIKFYISVNTTISSRDGFEIANQKLDEKINHIEKYLLAL